A region of Streptomyces deccanensis DNA encodes the following proteins:
- a CDS encoding peptidoglycan-binding domain-containing protein, which translates to MSKPPEPGRTAKRPTIEPTYVMRRRRTEALAELLREFEQYKGAGSEASAPEDEYETVAVPPTPAPAPTPPPPPSTPPPPATPAPEPKPAPERILPRTEYETEELPPVMVGEDFGSDTVPRDDPGHRRRQRRRPAPGDGSGLKRAAVIVGVGAAALLGFGAALLLPGGGTQKEARVVTPTATPTPTPSAPASSAPAPDDGADPDGPGTLREGDSGPEVSELQQRLLRIPNVYDNGSTSGRYDVVLREAVARFQLWYGIRGDETGVYGNDTRKDLESRTTL; encoded by the coding sequence GTGTCGAAACCGCCCGAACCGGGCCGGACGGCGAAGCGTCCCACGATCGAGCCGACCTATGTCATGCGGAGGCGCAGGACCGAGGCCCTGGCCGAGCTGCTGCGTGAGTTCGAGCAGTACAAGGGCGCGGGATCCGAGGCGAGCGCCCCCGAGGACGAGTACGAGACCGTCGCCGTACCCCCCACCCCGGCACCGGCCCCGACCCCGCCGCCACCGCCGTCGACACCGCCCCCGCCGGCGACGCCCGCGCCGGAGCCGAAGCCCGCTCCCGAGCGGATCCTGCCCCGGACGGAGTACGAGACCGAGGAACTCCCCCCGGTCATGGTCGGCGAGGACTTCGGCTCGGACACGGTCCCGCGCGACGACCCCGGACACCGGCGTCGGCAGCGGCGGCGGCCGGCCCCCGGCGACGGATCGGGCCTCAAGCGCGCCGCCGTGATCGTCGGCGTCGGCGCGGCGGCCCTGCTCGGCTTCGGCGCCGCCCTGCTGCTGCCCGGCGGCGGCACGCAGAAGGAGGCACGCGTCGTCACCCCGACCGCGACGCCGACCCCGACCCCGTCCGCCCCCGCGTCCTCGGCACCCGCCCCGGACGACGGCGCCGACCCGGACGGCCCCGGCACCCTCCGTGAGGGAGACAGCGGCCCCGAGGTCTCCGAACTCCAGCAACGGCTGCTCCGCATCCCGAACGTGTACGACAACGGCTCCACCTCGGGGCGCTACGACGTCGTACTGCGGGAAGCCGTGGCGCGCTTCCAGCTCTGGTACGGCATCCGGGGCGACGAGACGGGCGTCTACGGCAACGACACCCGCAAGGACCTCGAATCCCGCACCACTCTCTAG
- a CDS encoding SpoIIE family protein phosphatase produces MVTKASGASRAATAGEAMAVVDARGLVAGWSEGARRLTGYTVDEVTGTPAAALVDGDAAAVWRTLLTHGDAVVDLRYRDGRRQKVAVRICPVRGAAGERRRFVVQATPDPIERGLGELAFAQASMSMSVFDTGQRYLRMNDWACKVMGQPEEEFRHQYFPDTVEDATHSRGFLRHLELVVETGEPVRYESWTRSPSGRRMHAWTSEMWPVRDPSGELIGTALAAFDSSEQFAARQRLALLNEAAGSIGTKLDVVRTARELAELVVPRLADFASVDLLESVLQGEEPEMGPVAGGVRLHRAAHHSGTPGVPEAAIALGAADVYPPSSPPARALVTGEPVLTRTGDDSLDSWFAGHGARSAKLQEAAADHDLSLMAVPLVARGTTLGVAVLVRNLTPEHPDAFDQDDMSLAEELASRAAVCVDNARRYTRERTTALALQRSLLPKTVAGQAAVEFASRYLPALSQAGVGGDWFDVIPLSGTRVALVVGDVVGHGIHASVTMGRLRTAVWALADVDLPPDELLTHLDDLVEHLAAGDGTGDGEIGATCLYAVYDPVDRSCMIASAGHVPPVVVRPDGSVQVVEVAAGPMLGVGGLPFEARELELPEGSVLALYTDGLVEARDRDVDTGTAALCAALAGQVDSLERACDTVLKALLPDTPGDDVALLLARTRALDAEQVAVWNLTDDPALVANARKLATDQLTRWGLEEAAFVTELVVSELVTNAIRYGGAPIQLRLIRDRTLICEVSDASSTSPHLRRARQFDEGGRGLLLVAQLTDRWGSRPSGAGKTIWAEQALPPSL; encoded by the coding sequence ATGGTGACGAAGGCGTCCGGCGCGTCGCGGGCTGCCACGGCCGGTGAGGCGATGGCGGTGGTCGACGCGCGCGGCCTCGTCGCGGGGTGGAGCGAGGGCGCCCGGCGCCTCACCGGGTACACCGTCGACGAGGTGACCGGAACGCCGGCGGCCGCCCTCGTCGACGGGGACGCGGCGGCGGTCTGGCGGACGCTGCTGACGCACGGCGACGCGGTGGTGGACCTGCGCTACCGGGACGGACGCCGGCAGAAGGTCGCGGTGCGGATTTGCCCGGTGCGGGGCGCCGCGGGGGAGCGGCGACGGTTCGTCGTCCAGGCGACGCCCGATCCGATCGAGCGCGGCCTCGGCGAGCTGGCCTTCGCCCAGGCGTCGATGTCCATGTCCGTCTTCGACACCGGGCAGCGCTATCTGCGGATGAACGACTGGGCGTGCAAGGTCATGGGGCAGCCCGAGGAGGAGTTCCGGCACCAGTACTTCCCCGACACCGTGGAGGACGCCACGCACAGCCGGGGCTTCCTGCGCCATCTGGAGCTCGTGGTGGAGACCGGGGAACCGGTCCGTTACGAGAGCTGGACCCGTTCGCCTTCCGGTCGCCGGATGCACGCGTGGACCTCCGAGATGTGGCCGGTGCGCGACCCCTCCGGAGAACTGATCGGCACCGCGCTCGCCGCGTTCGACAGCAGCGAGCAGTTCGCCGCCCGCCAGCGCCTCGCCCTGCTGAACGAGGCCGCGGGATCCATCGGCACCAAGCTCGACGTCGTCCGAACCGCCCGGGAACTCGCCGAACTCGTGGTCCCCCGACTCGCCGACTTCGCCAGCGTCGACCTCCTGGAGTCCGTCCTCCAGGGCGAGGAACCCGAGATGGGCCCCGTCGCCGGCGGTGTGCGACTGCACCGGGCCGCCCACCACTCCGGTACGCCCGGTGTACCGGAGGCGGCCATCGCCCTGGGGGCCGCCGACGTCTACCCGCCCTCCTCACCACCCGCCCGGGCCCTGGTCACCGGCGAGCCCGTGCTCACCCGCACCGGCGACGACTCCCTCGACTCCTGGTTCGCCGGGCACGGCGCCCGCTCCGCGAAACTCCAGGAGGCCGCCGCGGACCACGACCTCTCCCTGATGGCCGTACCGCTGGTCGCCCGCGGCACGACCCTCGGGGTCGCCGTCCTCGTCCGGAACCTGACCCCCGAGCACCCCGACGCCTTCGACCAGGACGACATGTCGCTCGCCGAGGAGCTCGCCAGCCGGGCGGCCGTCTGCGTCGACAACGCCCGCCGCTACACCAGGGAGCGCACGACGGCGTTGGCCCTGCAACGCAGCCTGCTGCCGAAGACGGTCGCCGGACAGGCGGCCGTCGAGTTCGCCTCCCGCTATCTGCCGGCCCTGTCGCAGGCCGGGGTGGGCGGCGACTGGTTCGACGTGATCCCGCTGTCCGGGACCCGGGTCGCGCTGGTCGTCGGCGACGTCGTGGGCCACGGCATCCACGCCTCCGTCACCATGGGCCGGCTGCGCACGGCCGTCTGGGCGCTCGCCGACGTCGACCTGCCGCCCGACGAACTCCTCACCCACCTGGACGACCTGGTCGAGCATCTCGCGGCCGGCGACGGCACGGGGGACGGGGAGATCGGCGCGACCTGTCTGTACGCGGTCTACGACCCGGTGGACCGCAGCTGCATGATCGCCTCCGCCGGTCATGTGCCGCCCGTGGTGGTGCGGCCCGACGGCAGTGTGCAGGTCGTCGAGGTGGCGGCCGGGCCGATGCTCGGCGTCGGAGGCCTCCCGTTCGAGGCCAGGGAGCTGGAGCTGCCCGAGGGCTCGGTCCTCGCCCTCTACACCGACGGCCTGGTGGAGGCCCGCGACCGTGACGTCGACACCGGCACCGCCGCCCTGTGCGCCGCGCTGGCAGGGCAGGTGGACAGCCTGGAGCGCGCCTGCGACACCGTGCTGAAGGCGCTGCTGCCCGACACCCCCGGCGACGACGTGGCCCTGCTGCTCGCCCGCACCCGCGCCCTCGACGCGGAACAGGTCGCTGTCTGGAACCTCACCGACGACCCGGCGCTGGTCGCCAACGCGCGCAAACTGGCCACGGACCAGCTCACCCGCTGGGGCCTGGAGGAGGCTGCCTTCGTCACCGAACTCGTGGTCAGCGAACTCGTCACCAACGCCATCCGCTACGGCGGCGCCCCCATCCAGCTGCGCCTGATCCGTGACCGCACCCTGATCTGCGAGGTCTCCGACGCCAGCAGTACCTCACCCCATCTGCGCCGGGCCCGCCAGTTCGACGAGGGGGGCCGCGGGCTGCTCCTGGTCGCCCAGCTCACGGACCGCTGGGGCAGCCGCCCGAGCGGCGCGGGCAAGACCATCTGGGCCGAACAGGCCCTGCCGCCGAGCCTGTAG
- a CDS encoding phosphatase PAP2 family protein, with amino-acid sequence MPSSAGHHTLNRRVFLRNSLGVSAGLIAAPTLANLWQAPEAKAATAFAAFVDDYTTNTTANLTPETNAVVRALGGFAEIWKTGDAWNTGTPLLPDILRANMRYCARVTSRRTEAQARQAFITDRQHQSYSVITGLGPLAELYKAGAMAVTAITSAPEGTPAGKISDSVPADAPAGSANGAGSTSSALGKVAELVNTVRGPFASGNPSKFSYQYPRPWRMNENSEVVDTGRIDAFGFPVYDSDVIVVPQLLRQRGENPAEDGGFPSGHTNALHLAALAYAYAVPERFQEMVTRAFEASHDRIVSGMHSALDVLGGRVMATALAAAALADPKNAELKAAARKQAAEYFQAKTGTTADTLFAYAHSAGTDTDPYADRQANARLVEPKLTYVLTRRGKSQDLTVPKGAEVLLETRLPYLDAAQRREVLRTTALPSGYVLLDGWEQWGRLNLFAAADGYGALDSDVTVTLDASLGGFHAADTWRNDLDGSGRLVKRGSGTLTLSGANRYTGGTVVEAGVLAAGSKEAFGRGDVRVKGGTLAVGDRTVRVRGGYAQAGVLDVTLDRGDDAALVVDGRAVLERGSELVVRFDAKQAPRSGSTVAVIGARSLQGRFSKVSVAVDGWTAEQVFTAHGVSVRLRRK; translated from the coding sequence ATGCCGTCATCTGCCGGGCACCACACGCTCAACCGCCGTGTCTTCCTCAGGAACTCCCTCGGCGTCTCGGCCGGCCTGATCGCCGCTCCGACCCTCGCGAACCTCTGGCAGGCCCCCGAGGCGAAGGCCGCCACCGCGTTCGCCGCGTTCGTCGACGACTACACCACCAACACCACGGCGAACCTCACCCCCGAGACCAACGCCGTGGTCCGCGCCCTCGGCGGCTTCGCCGAGATCTGGAAGACCGGCGACGCCTGGAACACCGGCACCCCGCTGCTGCCGGACATCCTGCGGGCCAACATGCGCTACTGCGCGCGTGTCACCTCCCGGCGCACCGAGGCGCAGGCACGCCAGGCGTTCATCACCGACCGGCAGCACCAGAGCTACTCGGTGATCACCGGCCTCGGCCCGCTCGCGGAGCTGTACAAGGCCGGCGCCATGGCGGTCACGGCGATCACCTCCGCCCCGGAGGGCACCCCGGCGGGCAAGATCAGCGACTCCGTCCCCGCCGACGCTCCCGCCGGATCCGCGAACGGCGCCGGCTCGACCAGCTCCGCGCTCGGGAAGGTGGCCGAGCTCGTCAACACCGTGCGCGGGCCGTTCGCGTCGGGCAACCCCTCCAAGTTCTCGTACCAGTACCCGCGCCCCTGGCGGATGAACGAGAACAGCGAGGTCGTCGACACCGGCAGGATCGACGCGTTCGGGTTTCCGGTGTACGACTCCGACGTGATCGTCGTCCCGCAGCTGCTGCGCCAGCGGGGCGAGAACCCCGCCGAGGACGGCGGCTTCCCGAGCGGCCACACCAACGCCCTCCACCTGGCGGCCCTGGCCTACGCGTACGCCGTCCCGGAGCGCTTCCAGGAGATGGTGACCCGCGCCTTCGAAGCGAGCCACGACAGGATCGTCTCGGGCATGCACTCCGCGCTCGACGTCCTCGGCGGCCGGGTCATGGCCACCGCGCTGGCCGCCGCCGCGCTCGCCGACCCGAAGAACGCCGAGCTCAAGGCCGCCGCGCGCAAGCAGGCTGCCGAGTACTTCCAGGCGAAGACGGGCACAACGGCCGACACGCTGTTCGCCTACGCGCACTCTGCGGGAACGGACACCGACCCGTACGCCGACCGCCAGGCCAACGCCCGCCTGGTCGAGCCGAAGCTGACGTACGTGCTCACCCGGCGCGGAAAGTCCCAGGACCTGACCGTGCCGAAGGGCGCCGAGGTCCTGCTGGAGACGCGTCTGCCCTACCTCGACGCGGCGCAGCGCCGCGAGGTGCTGCGCACGACCGCGCTGCCGTCGGGCTATGTGCTGCTGGACGGCTGGGAGCAGTGGGGCCGGCTCAACCTGTTCGCGGCTGCGGACGGTTACGGCGCCCTCGACTCGGATGTCACGGTCACGCTGGACGCCTCCCTCGGCGGCTTCCACGCGGCCGACACCTGGCGCAACGACCTCGACGGCTCGGGCCGCCTCGTCAAGCGGGGCAGCGGCACGCTCACGCTGTCCGGCGCCAACCGGTACACGGGCGGCACGGTCGTGGAGGCCGGTGTCCTCGCGGCGGGCTCGAAGGAGGCGTTCGGCCGCGGTGACGTCCGGGTGAAGGGCGGCACGCTGGCCGTCGGCGACCGCACCGTCCGGGTGCGCGGCGGCTACGCGCAGGCCGGTGTCCTCGACGTGACGCTGGACCGGGGCGACGACGCGGCCCTCGTGGTCGACGGGCGGGCGGTCCTGGAGCGGGGCAGCGAGCTGGTGGTCCGCTTCGACGCCAAGCAGGCGCCGCGGTCCGGCAGCACGGTCGCGGTGATCGGGGCGCGGTCCCTGCAGGGCCGGTTCTCGAAGGTCTCCGTGGCCGTCGACGGCTGGACGGCCGAGCAGGTCTTCACGGCGCACGGGGTGTCGGTGCGCCTGCGGAGGAAGTAA
- a CDS encoding BadF/BadG/BcrA/BcrD ATPase family protein yields the protein MQDPRPVAVGIDVGGTKTHLRAVTGTDPVADHIRPSRGWRPHDPASAASWLAALVGEVLPAHTPPSAVAVGAHACETPRQCEGIRLALQERLQVPCLVVGDAELLVPAAGFDQGVGLVAGTGSVAVGRSADGTSVQVGGWGAVLGDEGGAAGLVREACRAVWAAHDRGEAPDALADRLVAAFGVSEVPALGGALESATALSADWGRHAPAVFEAAEEGSALAHRVIGEGGRALASLVARLAAREVPVADVVVAGGTIRSRPALYAAFAEALAEAVPSARPHVLQVPPVEGALALSRTLLRPVTR from the coding sequence GTGCAGGACCCCAGGCCCGTCGCGGTCGGTATCGACGTGGGCGGCACCAAGACCCATCTCCGTGCTGTCACGGGGACGGACCCGGTCGCCGACCACATCCGTCCCAGCCGTGGCTGGCGACCGCACGACCCGGCGTCCGCCGCCTCATGGCTGGCCGCGCTGGTCGGGGAGGTGCTGCCCGCGCACACCCCTCCGTCCGCCGTGGCCGTCGGCGCCCATGCCTGTGAGACGCCCCGGCAGTGCGAGGGCATACGTCTCGCCCTCCAGGAACGGCTTCAGGTGCCGTGCCTGGTGGTGGGCGACGCCGAACTGCTGGTGCCCGCCGCCGGTTTCGACCAGGGCGTGGGGCTGGTCGCGGGCACCGGTTCGGTGGCCGTCGGCCGGTCCGCCGACGGCACGTCGGTGCAGGTCGGCGGCTGGGGCGCGGTCCTCGGCGACGAGGGCGGCGCCGCCGGTCTGGTCCGGGAGGCGTGCCGCGCCGTCTGGGCCGCGCACGACCGCGGCGAAGCCCCCGACGCCCTCGCCGACCGGCTCGTCGCCGCCTTCGGCGTGAGCGAGGTCCCGGCTCTCGGCGGGGCCCTGGAGTCCGCCACGGCCCTGTCCGCCGACTGGGGCCGGCACGCGCCCGCCGTCTTCGAGGCCGCCGAGGAGGGCTCCGCCCTCGCCCACCGGGTGATCGGCGAAGGGGGCCGCGCGCTCGCCTCGCTCGTGGCGCGGCTCGCCGCCCGCGAAGTCCCCGTGGCCGACGTGGTGGTGGCCGGCGGGACGATCCGCTCCCGGCCCGCCCTGTACGCGGCATTCGCCGAAGCGCTCGCCGAGGCTGTACCGTCCGCGCGACCGCATGTGCTCCAAGTGCCGCCGGTCGAAGGGGCGTTGGCACTCTCACGTACTCTCCTCCGACCGGTCACGCGCTGA
- a CDS encoding ROK family protein, giving the protein MQLSESARAVFAVLAASSTATRPQLATGARLSKPTVSTAVAELEAAGLAARSGTLNGGTGRSAAVYDLGIAAGAVLAVDLGPSVTRVRVCALDGTLLAEGTGLRADTVDVVAEALARLSPGAPLRAIVVAVGDVTVQGREGRSVRPATAKAGPIFDALTVALPPGVPVHVENNVNCAALAELHEGAARGRDTFGYLRIGVGIGLGVVIGGQVLRGANGAAGEVARLPYPWDADREPRHEGLEAHIGAGSLLRRAADAWRGVDDPCPDTVDGLFALADAGHATARAVVARHAADVGRLAVAAAAVLDPGLIVLGGAVGSKPLLLPGVRAELARLSWPTEVVSSALGDSGTVVGASRLAVARGIQTVTGGAAVKH; this is encoded by the coding sequence ATGCAACTGAGCGAGAGCGCCCGCGCTGTCTTCGCCGTACTGGCCGCGTCGAGCACCGCCACCCGCCCCCAACTGGCGACCGGGGCGCGTCTTTCCAAGCCGACCGTCTCCACCGCCGTGGCCGAGCTGGAGGCGGCCGGTCTCGCCGCCCGCTCCGGCACCCTCAACGGAGGAACCGGCAGGTCAGCGGCCGTATACGATCTCGGGATCGCCGCCGGCGCGGTCCTCGCCGTCGACCTCGGCCCCAGCGTCACCCGGGTGCGGGTGTGCGCCCTGGACGGCACGCTGCTCGCCGAGGGCACCGGTCTGCGGGCGGACACCGTCGACGTCGTCGCGGAGGCCCTGGCGCGGCTGTCGCCCGGGGCGCCGCTGCGCGCCATCGTCGTCGCCGTCGGCGACGTCACCGTCCAGGGCCGGGAGGGCAGGTCCGTACGGCCCGCCACCGCCAAGGCGGGCCCCATCTTCGACGCCCTGACCGTGGCCCTCCCGCCCGGAGTGCCCGTCCACGTCGAGAACAACGTGAACTGCGCCGCCCTGGCCGAGCTGCACGAGGGCGCCGCCCGGGGCCGGGACACCTTCGGCTATCTGCGGATCGGCGTCGGCATCGGTCTCGGTGTGGTCATCGGCGGCCAGGTGCTGCGCGGCGCGAACGGCGCCGCCGGTGAGGTGGCCCGGCTGCCCTACCCGTGGGACGCGGACCGCGAACCCCGCCACGAGGGCCTGGAGGCGCACATAGGGGCGGGCTCCCTGCTGCGGCGGGCGGCGGACGCCTGGCGGGGCGTGGACGACCCCTGCCCCGACACCGTCGACGGGCTGTTCGCGCTGGCCGACGCGGGGCACGCCACGGCGCGCGCCGTCGTCGCCCGGCACGCCGCCGACGTGGGCAGACTCGCCGTCGCGGCCGCCGCGGTCCTGGACCCCGGCCTGATCGTGCTGGGCGGTGCCGTGGGCTCCAAGCCCCTGCTGCTGCCCGGCGTACGGGCCGAGCTGGCCCGGCTGAGCTGGCCCACCGAGGTCGTGAGCAGCGCCCTCGGCGACAGCGGCACCGTCGTGGGGGCCAGTCGGCTGGCCGTGGCCCGGGGAATCCAAACCGTGACCGGAGGTGCGGCGGTGAAGCATTGA
- a CDS encoding ABC transporter substrate-binding protein — translation MTTVGVRRSSRLGRGGMRRLVPLAAGVSAAALLLSACGGGESDSGGTSKSLTFWISTVPGQDAGWKKMVAQYEKETGVKVKLVNIPYDGYATKLRNSAQANSLPDVAAVPALDPIWSNKLIDLSDIANNKTNKINANFVAKDSSGKVLSIPSDVTASGMFINKSLFEKAGVDYPTSPDKTWTWDEFIKAANEVREKTDAKYSLTFDQSPSRLRAMVYEMGGKYVHADDSGKFSVDAATKKAVKTFVGWNDDKTMPKSVWTSGADPSAMFQSGDVVAYWSGVWQVAAYSESITKFEWASVPTPAQPVQASDVNSGGMTVGFNNNADAAAAAKKFLSWLYEPDHYKTLCETSGFLPVESGLNPKYPFKSEAAQAAFKLYNESIPLYDPISGYFNSAQTAWVLKGKSLADDPTKAELGKAINGEQSSDKALQNIVDGYNTQVGG, via the coding sequence ATGACCACTGTGGGTGTGCGGCGCTCAAGCCGACTCGGCCGCGGCGGTATGCGCCGCCTGGTTCCCCTCGCTGCCGGTGTCTCGGCGGCCGCCCTGCTGCTCTCCGCCTGCGGAGGAGGGGAATCCGACTCGGGCGGTACCTCCAAGTCGCTGACGTTCTGGATCTCCACGGTTCCGGGGCAGGACGCGGGCTGGAAGAAGATGGTGGCGCAGTACGAGAAGGAAACCGGCGTCAAGGTCAAGCTGGTCAACATCCCCTACGACGGCTACGCGACGAAGCTGCGCAACTCCGCGCAGGCGAACTCGCTGCCCGACGTGGCGGCCGTGCCGGCGCTCGACCCGATCTGGTCGAACAAGCTGATCGACCTCAGCGACATCGCCAACAACAAGACGAACAAGATCAACGCCAACTTCGTCGCCAAGGACTCCTCCGGGAAGGTGCTGTCCATCCCCTCGGACGTCACCGCGTCCGGCATGTTCATCAACAAGTCCCTGTTCGAGAAGGCCGGCGTCGACTACCCGACCTCGCCCGACAAGACCTGGACCTGGGACGAGTTCATCAAGGCGGCGAACGAGGTCCGGGAGAAGACCGACGCCAAGTACTCCCTGACCTTCGACCAGTCGCCGTCCCGGCTGCGCGCCATGGTCTACGAGATGGGCGGCAAGTACGTCCACGCCGACGACTCCGGCAAGTTCTCGGTGGACGCGGCGACCAAGAAGGCCGTGAAGACCTTCGTCGGCTGGAACGACGACAAGACCATGCCGAAGTCGGTGTGGACCAGCGGCGCCGACCCGTCCGCCATGTTCCAGAGCGGTGACGTCGTCGCCTACTGGTCCGGCGTGTGGCAGGTCGCCGCCTACTCGGAGAGCATCACCAAGTTCGAGTGGGCGAGCGTCCCGACCCCCGCCCAGCCGGTGCAGGCCAGTGACGTCAACAGCGGTGGCATGACGGTCGGCTTCAACAACAACGCCGACGCGGCCGCCGCCGCGAAGAAGTTCCTGTCCTGGCTGTACGAGCCCGACCACTACAAGACGCTGTGCGAGACGTCCGGCTTCCTGCCGGTCGAGAGCGGCCTGAACCCGAAGTACCCCTTCAAGTCCGAGGCGGCGCAGGCGGCGTTCAAGCTCTACAACGAGTCCATCCCGCTCTACGACCCCATCTCCGGCTACTTCAACAGCGCGCAGACGGCCTGGGTGCTGAAGGGCAAGAGCCTCGCCGACGACCCGACCAAGGCGGAGCTCGGCAAGGCGATCAACGGAGAGCAGTCGTCCGACAAGGCCCTGCAGAACATCGTCGACGGCTACAACACGCAGGTCGGCGGCTGA
- a CDS encoding carbohydrate ABC transporter permease, which produces MTKRAPDASDVSVSPPRRRSKYTLAPLVLISGNVVLFALFFVWPAVIGLVYSFTNYTGVGAFQFVGLDNYSKLFGDSAFYDAMSRTLLYTVLFVPLNFVLSLLIANVLVSKHAKGASVARIFFFIPWLLSPIIVGVLWRWLFGENFGLVNYFIEKVGGSAVPWQSNADLSLLVVVVAAAWAWTGFSMLLFIAAIKNVPTSYYEAAALDGAGPWRQFFSITLPSIAPTSFIVILLNTIHAMKEYAVFASLNNGGPGTSNNLMVQYIYQTGFKSGQIGYASAASFVLMLILMAVAIIQMMVNRRVENR; this is translated from the coding sequence ATGACCAAACGCGCCCCGGACGCTTCGGACGTGTCCGTGAGCCCGCCCAGGAGACGAAGCAAGTACACCCTCGCACCGCTCGTCCTCATCTCGGGCAACGTCGTGCTCTTCGCGCTGTTCTTCGTCTGGCCGGCGGTGATCGGGCTCGTCTACTCCTTCACGAACTACACGGGCGTGGGGGCGTTCCAGTTCGTCGGACTGGACAACTACAGCAAGCTGTTCGGGGACTCCGCCTTCTACGACGCGATGAGCCGCACGCTGCTGTACACCGTGCTCTTCGTCCCGCTGAACTTCGTGCTCTCGCTGCTCATCGCCAACGTGCTGGTGAGCAAGCACGCCAAGGGCGCGTCGGTCGCCCGCATCTTCTTCTTCATCCCGTGGCTGCTGTCGCCCATCATCGTGGGTGTCCTGTGGCGGTGGCTGTTCGGTGAGAACTTCGGACTGGTCAACTACTTCATCGAGAAGGTCGGCGGGAGCGCCGTTCCCTGGCAGTCGAACGCGGACCTGTCACTGCTCGTGGTCGTGGTCGCGGCGGCCTGGGCCTGGACGGGCTTCTCGATGCTGCTGTTCATCGCGGCGATCAAGAACGTCCCGACGTCGTACTACGAGGCCGCCGCGCTCGACGGCGCCGGTCCCTGGCGCCAGTTCTTCAGCATCACCCTGCCGAGCATCGCCCCCACGTCCTTCATCGTCATCCTGCTCAACACGATCCACGCGATGAAGGAATACGCGGTGTTCGCCTCCCTCAACAACGGCGGACCCGGAACGTCGAACAACCTGATGGTCCAGTACATCTACCAGACGGGGTTCAAGTCGGGCCAGATCGGCTACGCGAGCGCCGCGTCGTTCGTGCTCATGCTCATCCTGATGGCCGTCGCGATCATCCAGATGATGGTGAACCGGCGGGTGGAGAACCGATGA
- a CDS encoding carbohydrate ABC transporter permease, whose translation MTTTDMPRKVDARPARPVRKKRSGGSATGGLRRAIAPTTLLWVLAALYGVPVLWFVLSSLKPAGDLFSLPLTVFPENPTVSGYKEAWASANFSEYFINTTIVCVIATILTVGVSCCTGYALAKYDNKWLKAFFLCILATTMLPAEVMLAPLFLVVRDLGFYNSLSGIILPALLTATGCFMFRQFFLTVPDELIEAARIDGAKELSIFLRIMVPLSRPIMLTLAILSFQWRWNDYIWPLLMLNDPEKFTVQIGIQSLVGAQNINWSVLLGGSVISMVPLIVVFLVFQKYVMNADINAGLKD comes from the coding sequence ATGACAACCACAGACATGCCTCGCAAGGTCGACGCCCGGCCCGCACGACCTGTCCGCAAGAAGCGGTCCGGCGGCTCGGCCACCGGCGGTCTCCGGCGCGCGATCGCCCCGACGACCCTGCTGTGGGTCCTCGCGGCCCTCTACGGGGTGCCGGTGCTGTGGTTCGTCCTCAGCTCCCTCAAACCGGCGGGAGACCTGTTCTCCCTTCCGCTGACGGTGTTCCCCGAGAATCCCACCGTGTCGGGCTACAAGGAGGCGTGGGCGAGCGCCAACTTCTCCGAGTACTTCATCAACACGACCATCGTGTGTGTGATCGCGACGATCCTCACGGTGGGAGTCAGCTGCTGCACCGGGTACGCGCTGGCCAAGTACGACAACAAGTGGCTCAAGGCGTTCTTCCTCTGCATCCTGGCCACCACGATGCTGCCGGCCGAGGTCATGCTCGCCCCGCTGTTCCTGGTGGTCCGCGACCTCGGCTTCTACAACTCGCTGTCCGGCATCATCCTCCCGGCCCTGCTCACCGCGACCGGCTGCTTCATGTTCCGCCAGTTCTTCCTGACGGTCCCCGACGAACTCATCGAGGCCGCCCGCATCGACGGCGCCAAAGAGCTGTCGATCTTCCTGCGGATCATGGTGCCGCTCTCCCGGCCCATCATGCTGACGCTCGCCATCCTGTCGTTCCAGTGGAGGTGGAACGACTACATCTGGCCGCTGCTGATGCTGAACGACCCGGAGAAGTTCACGGTGCAGATCGGCATCCAGAGCCTCGTCGGCGCGCAGAACATCAACTGGTCGGTGCTGCTGGGCGGTTCGGTCATCTCCATGGTCCCGCTGATCGTCGTCTTCCTGGTGTTCCAGAAGTACGTCATGAACGCCGACATCAACGCCGGACTGAAGGACTGA